A genome region from Roseovarius sp. THAF27 includes the following:
- a CDS encoding multicopper oxidase family protein: MLNRRQLLGAGAAGATLVSSKAWGQTLNMGLPEAAQMDSAATAITARPNSGPDYTPVVTLNGWTLPHRMNNGVKEFHLVAEPVERELADGMIAHLWGYNGQSTGPTIEAVEGDRVRIYVTNKLPEATTIHWHGMILPSGMDGVSGLSHPGIPAGKTYVYEFDLIKSGTFMYHPHGDEMVQMAMGMMGMFVVHPKDPTFMPVDRDFLIMLNAFDIDPGTYVPRIMTMTDFNLWTWNSRIFPDIDPLVVNKGDRVRVRVGNLTMTNHPIHMHGYDFKVTCTDGGWVSPEAQWPEVSIDIPVGAMRAYEFVADHLGDWAIHCHKSHHTMNAMGHDVPTFIGVNKKPLTQKIRQFQPEYMPMGTNGMGEMAKMEMPLPDNTIPMMTGWGPYGPIEMGGMFSVVKVRDGIDADDYSDPGWYENPPGEMAYEWTGELPEFASNNSPRTILTQKPASKG; the protein is encoded by the coding sequence ATGCTGAATAGACGTCAATTACTCGGAGCCGGCGCCGCAGGTGCAACGCTGGTCTCTTCAAAAGCCTGGGGTCAAACCCTGAACATGGGGTTGCCAGAGGCTGCGCAGATGGACAGTGCGGCAACGGCGATCACGGCGCGTCCCAATTCTGGGCCGGACTACACGCCTGTGGTCACGCTGAACGGGTGGACCCTGCCGCACCGGATGAACAACGGGGTGAAGGAATTCCACCTCGTCGCCGAACCGGTCGAGCGCGAACTCGCTGATGGAATGATCGCGCATTTGTGGGGCTATAACGGCCAGTCCACGGGTCCAACGATCGAAGCGGTCGAAGGTGACCGGGTCCGCATCTACGTCACCAACAAGCTCCCCGAGGCGACGACGATTCATTGGCACGGGATGATCCTGCCTTCCGGCATGGACGGGGTCAGCGGACTGAGCCATCCCGGCATCCCGGCGGGCAAGACCTACGTCTACGAGTTTGACCTGATCAAATCCGGCACCTTCATGTATCACCCGCATGGCGATGAAATGGTGCAGATGGCGATGGGGATGATGGGCATGTTCGTGGTCCATCCCAAGGACCCAACGTTCATGCCGGTGGATCGTGACTTCCTGATCATGCTCAACGCCTTTGACATTGATCCCGGCACCTACGTGCCGCGCATCATGACCATGACCGACTTCAACTTGTGGACCTGGAACAGCCGGATCTTCCCCGACATCGATCCTCTGGTAGTCAACAAGGGAGACCGGGTGCGTGTGCGCGTCGGCAACCTGACGATGACAAACCATCCCATCCACATGCACGGCTATGACTTTAAGGTCACCTGCACGGATGGCGGCTGGGTGTCGCCTGAAGCGCAATGGCCAGAGGTGAGCATCGACATCCCCGTGGGCGCGATGCGCGCCTATGAGTTCGTCGCGGACCATCTGGGTGACTGGGCGATCCACTGTCACAAGTCACACCACACGATGAACGCCATGGGCCATGACGTGCCGACGTTCATCGGGGTCAACAAGAAGCCGCTGACGCAGAAGATCCGTCAGTTCCAGCCGGAATACATGCCTATGGGCACGAACGGGATGGGCGAGATGGCGAAAATGGAAATGCCGCTGCCCGACAATACCATCCCGATGATGACGGGTTGGGGCCCTTACGGCCCCATCGAGATGGGCGGCATGTTTTCGGTCGTAAAGGTGCGGGACGGCATCGACGCGGACGATTACTCCGATCCCGGCTGGTACGAGAACCCCCCGGGCGAGATGGCCTACGAATGGACCGGCGAGTTG